From a single Lactococcus carnosus genomic region:
- a CDS encoding ABC transporter ATP-binding protein, with product MFLQVNHLEKVFQTRFSKEKTHALSDVSFTAEQGEFIAIMGESGSGKTTLLNILATLEKPSNGDVVLEGRQISTIKEAGLAEFRRDHLGFVFQDFNLLDTLSVRDNIFLPLVLARHPYKEMAARLAVLAPKLSILDLLDKQPFELSGGQKQRVAIARALITNPKLILADEPTAALDSKNSDVLLDLFEQINADGQTVLMVTHSSLAASHATRVLFIKDGKIFHQLYRGDKTPRDFNLDIMSTMTAILGGE from the coding sequence ATGTTTTTACAAGTTAATCATTTAGAAAAAGTATTTCAAACACGTTTTTCAAAGGAAAAGACACACGCCTTATCAGATGTTAGTTTTACAGCTGAGCAGGGAGAGTTCATCGCTATCATGGGAGAGAGTGGAAGTGGTAAAACAACCTTACTTAATATTTTAGCCACCTTAGAAAAACCAAGTAATGGGGATGTCGTGCTTGAAGGGAGGCAGATCAGTACGATTAAAGAAGCAGGACTCGCAGAATTTAGACGAGATCATCTAGGATTTGTCTTCCAGGACTTCAACCTACTGGATACACTCAGTGTACGAGATAACATTTTTCTACCTTTGGTACTAGCAAGGCACCCCTATAAAGAAATGGCAGCACGTCTTGCAGTCTTGGCACCAAAACTTAGTATTCTAGACCTGCTTGATAAACAACCTTTTGAACTCTCTGGTGGGCAAAAACAAAGGGTTGCTATTGCACGCGCTTTAATCACCAATCCTAAGCTTATTTTAGCTGATGAACCAACAGCGGCGCTAGACTCAAAAAACTCAGATGTCCTACTAGATTTGTTTGAGCAGATAAATGCTGATGGTCAAACTGTGCTAATGGTCACCCACTCTAGTTTAGCTGCCAGCCATGCCACTCGCGTCTTATTTATAAAAGACGGTAAAATCTTCCATCAACTATACCGAGGTGACAAAACACCCAGAGACTTTAATCTTGATATCATGTCTACCATGACTGCTATATTAGGAGGAGAATGA
- a CDS encoding ABC transporter translates to MKLNIQIPDELYDKIGQKSQFEAVFESNSLVIKPPNATNLSQNMSLRWTLVPALISAIIAFIIFQTNQVRLVSLVSDGFSVSEVAAFLGVISGLISFMVSMLVRPHITELSTGRMTRIRNFFTLTIAHTILLYAFYSLFFYVIDFAFIGAKFDPFTASWLILIFVAIGNFSMIYAALTITFARITTIFSLTTIGGLFLSMITNANPNWWQINFSFLGTQNAGNKWQFNLTLIFSSLLMLTLTDYIFGDIIDKNKLVRDRYIKLTILRVLFSLICTSLALIGTFENVSGSWLHTAHNFAAKSMVALMLVIILLQKWLVPKISKEFLILSYAFAGFMIALIVLFMGVHYISLTAFEILGYGFGFTWLVLCLQNLKIAFSTTPTYQLNLTLDNKLIISEKN, encoded by the coding sequence ATGAAGCTTAATATACAAATACCTGATGAGTTATATGACAAAATAGGACAAAAAAGCCAATTTGAGGCTGTTTTTGAATCAAATAGTTTAGTCATTAAACCGCCAAATGCAACCAATCTGTCTCAAAATATGTCCCTAAGATGGACCTTGGTACCAGCACTTATCAGTGCCATCATCGCCTTTATTATTTTTCAAACAAATCAGGTGCGTCTTGTGTCACTCGTATCAGATGGCTTTTCAGTTAGTGAAGTCGCGGCCTTTTTAGGTGTCATATCCGGTCTGATCAGTTTTATGGTTTCAATGCTTGTCAGACCACATATAACAGAATTGTCCACGGGACGTATGACGAGGATTAGGAATTTCTTTACCTTAACCATCGCGCACACGATCCTACTATATGCCTTTTATTCACTCTTTTTTTATGTCATTGATTTTGCTTTTATTGGTGCAAAATTTGATCCATTTACAGCAAGTTGGTTGATCTTGATTTTTGTTGCTATCGGTAATTTTAGCATGATATACGCTGCATTGACTATCACCTTTGCTCGGATCACGACGATTTTTTCCCTAACAACTATCGGTGGATTATTTCTATCCATGATTACCAATGCCAATCCTAACTGGTGGCAGATCAATTTTAGTTTTCTTGGAACACAGAATGCTGGTAACAAGTGGCAGTTTAATCTCACACTTATTTTCTCATCTCTATTAATGTTGACCTTAACCGATTATATTTTTGGTGACATCATTGATAAAAATAAGCTGGTTCGTGACCGCTATATCAAATTAACGATTTTACGCGTGCTCTTCAGTCTTATCTGCACGTCTCTAGCATTAATTGGCACATTTGAAAATGTTTCAGGTTCATGGCTTCATACAGCTCATAATTTTGCGGCAAAGTCGATGGTTGCACTCATGCTTGTTATCATTCTTTTACAGAAATGGCTAGTGCCTAAAATCTCAAAAGAGTTTCTGATCCTATCCTATGCCTTCGCAGGATTTATGATTGCCCTTATCGTTTTATTTATGGGGGTGCATTATATCTCACTGACTGCCTTTGAGATTCTGGGCTATGGTTTTGGCTTTACATGGCTTGTTCTCTGCTTACAAAATCTAAAAATCGCTTTTTCAACCACGCCAACCTATCAGCTGAACTTAACACTTGATAATAAATTAATAATATCTGAAAAAAACTAA
- the pheA gene encoding prephenate dehydratase, whose protein sequence is MKIGYLGPKASFTYAAAYAAFPENHHILIPFDTITEVIKNYETGLVDFAIVPVENSIEGSVHQTVDYLYLQADNIRAQAEIVQPIKQQLMGTDSTKRIDKIFSHPQAIAQSLKYLQTHFPKAKIESTDSTAYAAQFVAAHPDKPFAAIAPVASSLEYDLTIIAHDIQEIDENYTRFWILGKTRPQIKLPVSDQKITLALTLTDNQPGALYKALKIFSDFGINLSKIESRPLKTFLGEYFFLVDAVYSGDYIYLINALEKLGVTVKQLGKYKVYKM, encoded by the coding sequence ATGAAGATTGGTTATCTCGGTCCGAAAGCATCTTTTACCTATGCAGCAGCCTATGCGGCATTTCCTGAAAACCATCATATCTTGATTCCCTTTGATACCATTACTGAGGTTATCAAAAATTATGAGACTGGTTTAGTTGATTTTGCCATTGTCCCAGTTGAAAATTCTATCGAAGGTAGTGTCCACCAAACAGTAGATTATCTCTACTTACAAGCCGATAATATCAGAGCACAGGCCGAGATTGTACAACCCATCAAACAACAGTTGATGGGGACAGATAGCACCAAGCGGATCGACAAAATATTTTCTCATCCACAAGCCATTGCCCAATCGCTTAAATATCTGCAAACTCATTTTCCAAAGGCTAAAATCGAGAGTACAGATAGCACGGCCTATGCCGCGCAGTTTGTCGCTGCGCATCCTGATAAACCGTTTGCTGCTATCGCACCTGTTGCCAGTAGCCTTGAATACGACTTAACCATCATTGCGCATGATATACAAGAAATTGATGAGAATTATACGCGATTCTGGATATTAGGTAAGACAAGACCACAAATTAAGTTGCCCGTTTCGGACCAAAAAATTACCCTAGCGCTAACCTTAACGGATAATCAACCAGGTGCCCTATATAAGGCCTTAAAAATATTTTCAGATTTTGGTATTAACCTATCAAAGATAGAATCTCGTCCGCTTAAAACCTTCTTAGGTGAATATTTTTTCTTAGTTGATGCGGTCTATTCTGGTGACTATATATACTTGATTAACGCCCTTGAAAAACTCGGTGTTACGGTCAAACAGCTTGGTAAATACAAGGTTTACAAGATGTAA
- a CDS encoding shikimate kinase, producing MTIFLIGFMGSGKSTVANLLATDFIDMDAVIVDNIGMPISVYFEKYGEPAFRQVESKLLKKLALSGKIVSTGGGIVSSKENRRILSESTSQVIYLKSNFSDLYARIMSDKANVRPLFLEHTKEALEVIYESRTALYEMVATKTVLVTDKRPEDIVKEIQL from the coding sequence ATGACAATTTTTTTAATCGGGTTTATGGGATCGGGTAAGTCAACAGTTGCTAACTTATTGGCAACTGACTTTATTGATATGGATGCAGTCATCGTTGATAACATAGGGATGCCTATTTCAGTGTATTTTGAGAAGTATGGTGAACCTGCCTTTCGTCAAGTTGAATCAAAGCTCTTAAAAAAATTGGCATTGTCTGGGAAAATCGTCTCGACTGGAGGCGGCATTGTTTCGTCTAAAGAAAATAGACGAATTCTGAGTGAGTCAACAAGCCAGGTCATCTACCTTAAGTCAAATTTTTCTGATTTATATGCACGTATTATGTCAGATAAAGCCAACGTCAGACCCTTATTTTTAGAGCATACAAAAGAAGCCCTAGAGGTCATCTACGAGAGTCGAACAGCATTATATGAAATGGTTGCGACAAAGACTGTCCTCGTGACTGATAAGCGCCCAGAAGATATTGTAAAGGAAATTCAATTATGA
- the ffh gene encoding signal recognition particle protein: MAFENLTQRLQGVFKNFRGKKKITENDVLEITKEIRVALLEADVALPVVKKFIRNIRARAIGVEVSEALQPAQQVIKIVDEELTAILGGGEVALGKSPKIPTIIMMAGLQGAGKTTFAGKLAKRLKDTENARPLMIAADIYRPAAIEQLKTVGKQVDVPVYDEGTDVSPVEIVRHGLALAAEKRNDYVLIDTAGRLEIDEKLMDELIQIKAVAEPTEILLVVDAMTGQVAADVAKKFNETLDISGVIITKLDGDTRGGAALSIREITGKPIKFVGTGEKLTDLEVFYPDRMSSRILGMGDMLTLIEKAQGQFDEAQSAKMAEKMRENSFDFNDFIEQLDQVQSMGPLDEIMKMIPGMSEIPGAANMKVDEKDIARKRAMVLSMTPAERENPEILSPSRRRRIAAGSGNTFIEVNKLIKQFNESKKMMSGIMNGDMSAMLGGMGGGKMPNMPAGMPDMSALGDMGGAGMPDMSAMFGGGLKGKVGKMAMNAAMKRAQKKLKKGKKKKK; this comes from the coding sequence ATGGCATTTGAAAATTTAACCCAACGCTTGCAAGGTGTCTTTAAGAACTTCCGTGGCAAGAAAAAAATTACCGAAAACGATGTTTTAGAGATCACTAAAGAAATTCGCGTTGCCTTATTAGAAGCCGATGTTGCTTTACCTGTTGTCAAAAAATTCATCAGAAACATCCGTGCACGTGCCATCGGTGTTGAAGTATCTGAGGCCTTACAACCTGCCCAACAAGTGATTAAAATCGTCGATGAAGAATTGACAGCGATTTTAGGTGGTGGGGAAGTTGCACTAGGTAAATCTCCTAAAATCCCGACCATCATCATGATGGCAGGTCTTCAAGGGGCTGGTAAAACAACCTTTGCTGGTAAACTAGCCAAACGCCTCAAAGACACTGAAAATGCACGTCCTTTGATGATTGCGGCCGATATTTATCGACCAGCAGCTATCGAGCAGTTAAAAACAGTCGGAAAACAAGTGGATGTCCCTGTTTATGATGAAGGAACAGACGTTAGTCCTGTTGAGATTGTCCGTCACGGCTTAGCCTTAGCTGCTGAGAAACGCAACGATTACGTCTTGATCGATACAGCAGGTCGTCTTGAAATTGATGAAAAGCTCATGGATGAGTTGATTCAAATCAAAGCAGTAGCAGAACCAACTGAAATTCTATTAGTTGTGGATGCCATGACAGGTCAAGTCGCCGCTGATGTTGCTAAAAAGTTCAATGAAACACTTGATATATCAGGTGTCATCATTACCAAACTTGATGGGGATACTCGTGGTGGTGCTGCGCTTTCTATTCGTGAGATTACTGGTAAGCCGATTAAGTTTGTCGGGACTGGTGAGAAGCTAACTGATTTGGAAGTCTTCTATCCAGATCGTATGAGTTCACGTATTCTTGGCATGGGTGACATGCTGACCTTGATTGAAAAAGCACAGGGGCAGTTTGATGAAGCGCAATCAGCTAAAATGGCTGAAAAAATGCGTGAAAATAGCTTTGATTTTAATGACTTTATTGAGCAATTAGATCAAGTCCAATCGATGGGGCCTTTGGATGAAATCATGAAGATGATTCCGGGTATGTCTGAGATTCCTGGTGCTGCAAATATGAAGGTTGATGAAAAAGATATCGCACGAAAACGTGCCATGGTCCTATCAATGACACCCGCTGAACGGGAGAATCCTGAGATTCTGTCACCGTCTCGTCGTAGACGGATTGCGGCAGGATCTGGTAATACCTTTATTGAAGTCAATAAACTGATCAAACAGTTTAATGAGTCTAAGAAAATGATGAGCGGCATCATGAATGGTGATATGAGTGCCATGCTTGGTGGTATGGGTGGCGGTAAAATGCCAAATATGCCAGCTGGCATGCCTGATATGAGCGCACTTGGCGATATGGGTGGCGCTGGTATGCCTGATATGAGTGCCATGTTTGGTGGTGGACTTAAAGGTAAAGTTGGTAAGATGGCCATGAATGCTGCCATGAAACGTGCTCAGAAAAAACTCAAAAAAGGTAAGAAAAAGAAAAAATAA
- a CDS encoding putative DNA-binding protein, with the protein MEIEKTNRMNALFEFYATLLTEKQMNYIELYYADDFSLAEIAEEYHVTRQAVYDNIKRTEKVLETYEIKLHMYSDYIVRDQIFSELLIKYEADTYLTQQIDLLQSLENE; encoded by the coding sequence ATGGAAATTGAAAAAACAAATCGCATGAATGCCCTATTTGAGTTTTATGCGACTTTGCTGACAGAAAAGCAGATGAATTATATTGAACTTTATTACGCAGATGACTTTTCTCTAGCAGAGATAGCAGAAGAGTATCATGTCACACGACAAGCTGTTTATGATAATATTAAGCGGACAGAAAAAGTGCTAGAAACGTATGAAATCAAGCTGCACATGTATTCTGATTATATTGTTCGAGATCAGATCTTTTCGGAACTTTTGATAAAATATGAAGCAGATACCTATCTGACGCAACAAATTGACCTATTACAAAGCTTAGAAAACGAATAG
- a CDS encoding NAD(P)-dependent malic enzyme: MSEDVKELALQQARDNGGKLSVISKVTIDNKRDLSIAYTPGVAAVSLAVAADKDLAYQLTTKKNTVAVVSDGSAVLGLGNIGPEAAMPVMEGKAALFKRFADVDAVPIVLDTQDTEEIIAIVKAIAPTFGGINLEDISAPRCFEIEQRLIEACDIPVFHDDQHGTAIVVLSALFNSLKLINKTLADVKIVVNGGGSAGLSITRKFLAAGAKHITVVDRFGIINEEDGAELAPHHLDIAKVTNREHLSGTLETALVGADVFVGVSAPGALKKEWIKAMADKPVIFAMANPIPEIMPDEALEGGAYIVGTGRSDFPNQINNVLAFPGIFRGALDARARKITIEMQIAAAKGIASLIPESELSTTNIIPDAFQDGVATVVAKAVSGSVDD, translated from the coding sequence ATGTCAGAAGATGTAAAAGAATTAGCGTTGCAACAAGCAAGAGATAACGGTGGTAAATTATCAGTTATTTCTAAAGTAACAATTGATAACAAAAGAGATTTAAGTATCGCCTATACACCAGGTGTTGCAGCTGTTTCTTTAGCAGTTGCTGCGGATAAGGACTTAGCTTATCAATTAACGACGAAAAAAAATACGGTAGCGGTTGTCAGTGACGGCTCAGCTGTATTAGGTCTGGGTAATATTGGCCCAGAAGCAGCGATGCCAGTTATGGAAGGAAAAGCTGCCTTATTCAAACGCTTCGCTGATGTTGATGCTGTCCCAATCGTTTTAGATACACAAGATACAGAAGAAATCATTGCCATCGTTAAAGCGATTGCCCCAACTTTTGGTGGGATTAATCTAGAAGACATCAGTGCGCCACGTTGCTTTGAAATTGAACAACGGTTGATTGAAGCATGTGATATCCCAGTCTTTCATGATGACCAACATGGGACAGCGATTGTCGTCTTGTCTGCCTTATTTAACAGCTTAAAATTAATCAACAAAACCTTGGCTGACGTTAAAATCGTTGTCAATGGTGGTGGATCAGCAGGGCTGTCTATCACACGCAAATTCTTAGCAGCAGGTGCTAAACATATTACAGTTGTCGATCGGTTTGGTATCATTAATGAGGAGGATGGGGCAGAATTGGCGCCACATCACCTTGATATTGCCAAAGTGACAAATCGTGAGCATTTGTCAGGCACGCTTGAAACAGCGCTTGTAGGTGCAGATGTGTTTGTTGGTGTTTCTGCGCCAGGTGCCCTCAAAAAAGAATGGATCAAAGCAATGGCAGACAAACCCGTTATTTTTGCCATGGCCAATCCAATTCCAGAAATCATGCCTGATGAAGCACTTGAAGGCGGCGCATATATTGTTGGGACAGGTAGAAGTGACTTCCCAAATCAAATTAATAATGTCTTAGCCTTTCCAGGCATCTTTAGAGGAGCGCTAGATGCTAGAGCTAGAAAAATTACCATCGAGATGCAAATTGCTGCGGCTAAAGGGATTGCAAGTCTAATTCCAGAGAGTGAGCTCAGCACGACAAATATCATTCCTGATGCCTTTCAAGATGGTGTCGCAACTGTTGTAGCCAAAGCAGTAAGTGGCAGTGTGGATGACTAA
- a CDS encoding 2-hydroxycarboxylate transporter family protein: protein MANHWMTIKVGSVPLPVYIALSTVIVITGLLQQLPVNMLGGFAVILVMGWLLGTIGGKIPFLKNFGGPAILSLLVPSILVFFNLINKNIMGSAHILMKDANFLYFYIACLVCGSILGMNRKILVQGLFRMIIPMLLGMTFAMGIGTLVGVLLGLEWQHTLFYIVTPVLAGGIGEGILPLSLGYSAITGLGSEQLVAQLIPATIIGNFFAIMCTALLSSWGEKRPDLSGNGQLVKVGQTDDMKDALKEGSGELDLKKMGAGVLTACTLFIAGGLLQHFTGFPGPVLMIVLAAILKYLNVVPLETQQGSKQLYLFISGNFTFPVMAGLGLLYIPLKDVVGTLSIQYFLVVISVVFTVIATGFVVSRFMNMYPIEAAIISACQSGMGGTGDVAILSTANRMNLMPFAQVATRLGGAITVIVMTGIFRLIFKG, encoded by the coding sequence ATGGCCAACCACTGGATGACAATCAAAGTAGGCTCAGTGCCATTGCCTGTCTATATTGCCCTATCCACTGTGATCGTGATTACTGGCTTACTACAACAGTTACCAGTCAATATGCTAGGTGGATTTGCTGTCATTTTGGTGATGGGGTGGCTACTTGGGACAATTGGTGGGAAAATTCCATTTTTAAAAAATTTTGGTGGTCCTGCAATTTTATCTTTACTGGTCCCATCAATTCTAGTATTTTTTAATCTGATTAATAAAAATATTATGGGTTCAGCACATATCTTAATGAAGGATGCAAACTTTCTGTATTTCTACATCGCCTGCTTGGTATGCGGTAGTATCCTTGGTATGAATCGTAAAATTTTGGTTCAGGGCTTGTTTCGCATGATTATCCCAATGTTACTAGGGATGACCTTCGCAATGGGCATCGGCACACTTGTCGGCGTCCTATTAGGATTAGAGTGGCAACATACACTCTTCTATATCGTGACACCTGTTTTGGCTGGTGGTATCGGTGAAGGTATTTTACCACTATCCTTAGGTTATAGTGCAATTACAGGACTCGGCAGTGAGCAATTAGTCGCCCAGTTAATTCCAGCAACAATCATCGGTAACTTCTTTGCCATCATGTGTACCGCTTTATTATCAAGTTGGGGAGAAAAACGACCAGATTTATCAGGTAATGGCCAATTAGTTAAAGTCGGTCAGACTGATGATATGAAAGACGCCTTAAAAGAAGGATCTGGAGAACTAGACTTGAAAAAAATGGGCGCTGGTGTCCTGACTGCCTGTACTTTGTTCATAGCTGGTGGCTTATTACAGCACTTTACAGGCTTTCCAGGTCCTGTATTGATGATCGTGTTAGCAGCAATACTGAAATACTTGAATGTTGTGCCATTAGAAACACAACAAGGCTCTAAACAACTCTACCTGTTTATCTCTGGTAACTTTACGTTTCCAGTCATGGCAGGCTTAGGCTTACTCTACATTCCCTTAAAAGATGTTGTAGGAACCTTAAGCATTCAATATTTCTTAGTCGTCATCAGTGTTGTGTTTACAGTTATTGCGACAGGCTTCGTGGTATCAAGATTTATGAACATGTATCCAATCGAAGCTGCCATTATTTCAGCCTGTCAAAGTGGTATGGGGGGAACAGGAGATGTCGCCATTTTAAGTACTGCAAATCGTATGAATTTAATGCCTTTTGCACAAGTTGCAACACGCTTAGGTGGTGCAATTACGGTCATTGTGATGACAGGTATTTTTAGACTTATTTTTAAAGGATAG
- a CDS encoding Spo0B domain-containing protein, with amino-acid sequence MKKGLRLWSLLTIAFISTLFLITSLFYGLMIYQTAQSVRKTESKLLLSIGKQLSIDPLVKQVLTTHTNEKALETYATEIYHIYDLDFVVIMDMQAKRLTHPDETLIGKPFQSNDEKEALKGHTYVSFSKGSLGQSLRGFVPVYDNQKQQIGVVALGIKVQTLGTLISKFRQGYTIVLFTSIAIGFIAALGIAYYLKRQLLNLEPKEISQLLEERNAMLSHTNDAIIVVNSDKVIQLSNIAANELYEKTSGPGHTLTGLPLEALIVELDAVSLDSKREQLYRQNGQEYLFSSAPIIIQQKPIGWIIFLRNATESLFVMDQLANTTAYASALQAQSHEFMNKLHVIYGLVDLKAYDELSIYLHDILSPEKEFSHRLSFLVRNPQIAGFLIGERQKFSERKVTLLFDISPEIPETRDDDETLAIMNCYRYIHHLLLKIALPEELQILIQYANDNLTTTYTLGLDTQQQAILKTGCEHPFFQQLRKEAKATFTIDSNNQTVVLQLGTPYHEVS; translated from the coding sequence ATGAAAAAAGGATTACGTCTTTGGAGTTTATTAACCATCGCCTTTATTTCAACTCTTTTTCTAATTACGTCCCTTTTTTATGGTTTGATGATCTATCAAACAGCTCAGTCTGTTAGAAAAACTGAATCTAAACTCTTACTCTCAATTGGTAAACAACTCTCAATAGACCCATTAGTTAAACAGGTGCTAACCACGCATACTAATGAAAAGGCATTGGAAACTTATGCCACGGAAATCTACCATATTTATGATTTAGATTTTGTCGTCATCATGGATATGCAAGCAAAACGTCTGACACATCCGGATGAAACCCTTATCGGTAAACCCTTTCAAAGTAATGATGAAAAAGAAGCCCTAAAAGGACACACCTATGTCTCATTTAGTAAAGGGAGTCTGGGTCAGTCCTTAAGAGGATTTGTCCCTGTCTATGATAATCAAAAACAACAAATTGGTGTTGTGGCCTTAGGGATAAAAGTACAGACATTAGGTACTTTGATTAGCAAATTTAGACAAGGCTATACCATCGTTCTCTTTACTAGTATTGCGATTGGCTTTATTGCCGCTTTGGGCATCGCCTATTATCTCAAACGGCAGCTGCTAAACTTAGAGCCTAAAGAAATTTCTCAACTGCTTGAAGAAAGAAATGCCATGCTGAGTCATACCAATGATGCCATCATTGTCGTGAATTCAGATAAAGTCATTCAGTTAAGTAATATTGCAGCAAATGAGCTATATGAGAAAACAAGTGGACCGGGTCATACGCTTACTGGACTGCCGCTAGAAGCCCTGATTGTTGAACTTGATGCTGTGTCACTAGATAGTAAGCGAGAACAACTCTATCGACAAAACGGTCAAGAATATTTGTTTTCAAGTGCACCGATTATCATCCAGCAAAAGCCGATTGGTTGGATTATCTTTTTACGAAATGCCACTGAATCTTTGTTTGTGATGGACCAGTTAGCCAATACAACAGCCTATGCTAGTGCCTTACAAGCACAATCTCATGAGTTTATGAACAAATTGCACGTGATTTACGGCTTGGTTGATTTAAAAGCTTATGATGAGCTGAGCATCTACCTGCATGATATTTTATCACCTGAAAAGGAATTTTCTCACCGCCTCTCCTTCCTCGTTCGCAATCCTCAGATTGCAGGATTTCTTATCGGAGAGCGGCAAAAATTTTCTGAACGAAAAGTCACCCTCTTATTTGATATATCACCAGAAATACCGGAAACACGTGACGATGATGAAACACTTGCCATCATGAATTGCTACCGCTATATCCATCATCTACTGCTCAAGATAGCCTTACCAGAAGAGTTACAAATCTTAATTCAATATGCGAATGATAACTTAACTACGACCTATACGTTAGGGTTAGACACACAACAGCAGGCCATTTTAAAAACTGGCTGTGAGCATCCATTTTTTCAACAATTACGAAAAGAAGCTAAGGCAACTTTTACTATAGACAGCAACAATCAGACTGTGGTGCTCCAACTAGGGACACCTTATCATGAGGTAAGCTAA
- a CDS encoding response regulator produces the protein MHVLIVEDDPMVEFIHRNYLEKSNKFSAIYSANSLQAAQEILDSKSVDLLLLDIHLKDGNGLDLLSHIRKLTQSLEVIVITAASEAKTVEKGLHFGVVDYLIKPFTNERFQESLSLFFQRKQTLAQTSLMQAAIDQLVKGDSKSSKMQPAKTESLDKGLVMDTLSRIKETINRLPQPFTIQELAEKSGFSHVSVRKYIVYLEEQHELTSQVIYTKIGRPYKIYTALIQPGEHRT, from the coding sequence ATGCATGTATTAATCGTGGAAGACGATCCAATGGTGGAATTCATCCACCGTAACTATTTAGAGAAAAGTAACAAATTTTCAGCCATCTATTCTGCAAACTCACTTCAAGCAGCCCAGGAAATTTTAGATAGTAAATCTGTTGACTTACTACTACTAGATATTCATTTGAAAGATGGTAATGGCCTAGATTTACTGAGCCATATTCGCAAACTGACACAGTCTCTTGAAGTCATCGTCATTACGGCGGCAAGCGAGGCAAAAACGGTTGAAAAGGGACTACATTTTGGTGTGGTTGATTATTTGATTAAACCATTTACAAATGAACGATTCCAAGAGAGTCTGTCCCTCTTCTTTCAGCGCAAACAAACCTTAGCCCAAACAAGTCTGATGCAAGCAGCTATTGACCAACTCGTCAAGGGGGACAGTAAAAGCTCAAAAATGCAACCTGCTAAAACAGAAAGCCTTGATAAGGGCCTAGTGATGGATACTTTAAGCAGGATAAAAGAGACAATCAATCGTCTACCCCAACCCTTTACCATTCAAGAGCTAGCTGAAAAAAGTGGGTTTTCACATGTGTCAGTTAGAAAGTACATCGTCTACTTAGAGGAACAGCATGAGCTAACCAGTCAGGTGATTTACACAAAGATTGGGCGTCCCTATAAAATCTACACGGCCTTAATTCAGCCAGGCGAGCACAGGACATAA
- a CDS encoding response regulator transcription factor: MKTIMIADDDSAILALLSYTFESDGFKVSLVEDGVQALALASKQTFDIILLDMMMPGLSGLAVTESLRQHANYTPIIILTAREDDDLKITGINSGVDDYLDKTTPQREIIARANALIRRNQIYQKTGTAEKQIESYQFKTLTIDLKTKTASLFNEKIALSKREFNLLVFLVQHQDIIVSREAILTEFWGETQEYETRVVDVTISNLRKKLDNRFIKTKRGFGYQFIEDETA; this comes from the coding sequence ATGAAAACAATTATGATTGCTGATGATGACAGTGCAATATTAGCACTGCTATCTTATACATTCGAGTCTGATGGGTTCAAAGTCTCACTCGTTGAAGATGGGGTGCAGGCATTAGCACTTGCCTCAAAACAGACATTTGATATTATTTTACTGGATATGATGATGCCTGGTTTGTCTGGTCTTGCTGTGACGGAGTCTTTAAGACAGCACGCAAACTATACACCGATTATCATATTGACTGCACGTGAAGATGATGACCTCAAGATAACGGGCATTAACTCAGGTGTTGATGATTATCTTGATAAAACAACGCCACAAAGAGAAATTATTGCACGAGCTAATGCCTTAATTCGGCGCAATCAAATCTATCAAAAAACAGGTACAGCAGAAAAACAGATCGAGTCTTATCAGTTTAAGACATTGACGATTGACTTGAAAACGAAAACAGCTAGTTTGTTTAACGAAAAAATCGCCTTGTCTAAACGAGAATTTAATCTACTCGTCTTTCTTGTTCAGCATCAAGATATTATCGTCAGTCGTGAAGCCATCTTGACGGAGTTTTGGGGTGAAACACAAGAGTACGAAACGCGTGTAGTTGATGTCACGATTAGTAACCTGAGAAAAAAACTTGACAATAGATTTATCAAAACAAAAAGAGGATTCGGGTATCAGTTCATTGAAGACGAAACAGCTTAA